A single genomic interval of Sebastes umbrosus isolate fSebUmb1 chromosome 9, fSebUmb1.pri, whole genome shotgun sequence harbors:
- the LOC119494537 gene encoding endonuclease domain-containing 1 protein-like, with product MSQRKMLQFSTGALLLLLLPWFGGLVLGEISDDFSQCLDFFYNKSPPKGFNAAGYQPICQRYENQFHFASLYHRQHHGPQYSAYILSPADGKRPNSTWMYEPQLAFSRASSEMEPFHIPVDQNVIESQAVVEDYRNSNFTKGHLNPSLHQKTKEDREATFTLTNIVPQKAGSNSGPWSKLENGVLKKFKAFCNGTMHVITGVMPYESEPRWINNRVSVPEYMWSAYCCPSYRSDLPEHVKPFFPTHAAVGRNDRNSSEEIVPVNVKARASVRGYDVRRMSLETLEGILTQRLGMPITLFDGQCQ from the exons ATGTCTCAAAGGAAGATGCTGCAATTCTCAACAGGagctctgcttcttcttctcctacCCTGGTTTGGTGGTCTGGTCCTCGGAGAGATCAGCGACGACTTCTCCCAGTGCCTCGATTTCTTCTACAATAAATCTCCACCAAAGGGTTTCAATGCAGCAGGATACCAGCCAATATGCCAACGCTACGAAAACCAGTTCCACTTCGCCAGCCTGTATCACCGTCAGCACCATGGACCACAGTACTCTGCGTACATACTCAGCCCAGCAGATGGCAAACGGCCCAATTCTACCTGGATGTATGAACCACAG ttgGCGTTTTCCCGTGCCAGCTCAGAGATGGAACCCTTCCACATCCCCGTGGACCAGAATGTGATTGAGAGCCAGGCGGTGGTTGAGGACTACAGGAACTCCAACTTCACCAAGGGCCATCTCAATCCCAGCCTGCACCAGAAGACAAAAGAAGACCGTGAGGCCACCTTCACCCTGACGAACATCGTCCCTCAGAAAGCGGGCTCCAACTCGGGCCCGTGGAGCAAACTGGAGAACGGGGTGTTGAAAAAATTCAAGGCCTTCTGCAACGGGACGATGCATGTGATCACCGGAGTGATGCCTTATGAGTCTGAACCCCGCTGGATCAACAACAGGGTGTCTGTTCCTGAGTACATGTGGTCTGCCTACTGCTGTCCTTCCTACAGGTCTGACCTTCCTGAGCATGTGAAGCCCTTTTTCCCCACGCATGCTGCAGTGGGAAGGAACGACCGCAACAGTAGCGAGGAGATTGTGCCGGTTAATGTGAAGGCGAGGGCCTCGGTGAGGGGCTATGATGTGAGGCGCATGTCTTTAGAGACTCTGGAGGGAATCCTGACACAAAGGCTGGGCATGCCCATCACTCTGTTTGATGGGCAGTGTCAGTAG
- the LOC119494536 gene encoding zinc-binding protein A33-like — MADSNAIEELQSELTCPVCLELFNDPVILECGHHFCQVCIIQCWEAKADELGSCPKCRKSSGRKLRPNSLLCNVVDSVRRARAMDTASGTTSSWYSAHGSLDEPEERDREPGSSMSSVASSTSHWPHSGVDMCEEHEEKLKLYCEDDQLPICLVCGMSRDHKMHNVIPITEAFENYKDKLSVALDRVQLQTEEATIFQRLTNEKILLIKGRAGDLEEMVTAEFGLLREFLLEEEERIKEKLQKQKEEKLNQLEEALTQTTEQISQLESTADQLQHKLTEEENPKQLKGIKDFIGGAESLFERPPEVAVDLQSGDFLGPLQYRTWRKMSSIFQPAVTAVTLDPYTAYPCLLVSPCRTSVQVGKLQPNLPNNPERFTLYNIVLGSEAFSSGRHYWEVDVGYKTAWGLGVATASVNRKDEISLCPDDGFWTLVLRDNADGTSEYEACTDSEDSLIYPSKPPRRVGVYLDYSSGDVGFYDAGNMSHLFTFYNAKFKEPVFPYFNPWPIINGQNREPLTIVTPHWG; from the exons ATGGCGGACTCAAACGCCATTGAGGAGCTTCAGTCGGAGCTCACCTGTCCGGTTTGTCTCGAGCTCTTCAACGACCCGGTGATCCTGGAGTGCGGCCACCACTTCTGCCAGGTGTGCATCATCCAGTGCTGGGAAGCCAAAGCCGACGAGCTGGGGAGCTGCCCGAAGTGCAGAAAGTCCAGCGGGCGTAAACTGAGACCCAACTCTCTGCTGTGTAACGTCGTGGACAGCGTCCGCAGAGCCCGGGCCATGGACACGGCCTCCGGGACCACCAGCAGCTGGTACTCGGCCCACGGGTCTCTGGATGAGCCGGAGGAGAGGGACCGGGAGCCCGGATCCTCCATGAGCAGCGTGGCCTCCTCCACCAGCCACTGGCCGCACAGCGGGGTGGATATGTGCGAGGAGCATGAGGAGAAGCTGAAGCTGTACTGTGAGGACGACCAGCTGCCCATCTGTCTGGTGTGTGGCATGTCCAGAGACCACAAGATGCACAATGTCATCCCCATCACAGAGGCCTTTGAGAACTACAAG GACAAGCTGTCTGTCGCTCTGGACAGGGTTCAGCTGCAGACGGAGGAGGCCACCATCTTCCAGAGACTGACCAATGAAAAGATCCTCCTCATTAAG GGGCGAGCAGGAGATCTGGAGGAGATGGTCACTGCAGAGTTTGGCCTTCTGAGGGAGttcctgctggaggaggaggagcgcaTCAAGGAGAAACTGCAGAAGCAGAAAGAGGAGAAGCTCAACCAGCTTGAGGAGGCGCTCACTCAGACCACGGAGCAGATCAGCCAGCTGGAAAGCACCGCCGACCAGCTTCAACACAAactgacagaagaagaaaacccAAAGCAACTCAAG GGAATCAAAGATTTCATTGGAGG gGCTGAGAGCTTGTTTGAGCGCCCCCCAGAGGTGGCTGTGGATCTGCAGTCAGGAGACTTCCTGGGACCTCTACAGTACAGGACCTGGAGGAAAATGAGCTCCATTTTTCAGCCAG CTGTCACAGCGGTGACCCTTGACCCGTACACAGCCTACCCCTGCCTGTTGGTGTCACCGTGTCGCACCAGCGTCCAGGTGGGAAAACTCCAGCCCAACCTGCCCAACAACCCAGAGCGCTTCACTCTCTACAACATCGTCCTGGGCTCTGAGGCCTTCTCCTCTGGGAGACACTACTGGGAGGTGGATGTGGGCTACAAGACGGCGTGGGGTCTGGGTGTGGCCACGGCCTCCGTCAACAGGAAGGATGAGATCAGCCTCTGCCCTGATGACGGTTTCTGGACCCTGGTGCTGAGGGATAACGCCGACGGCACCAGCGAGTACGAGGCATGCACCGACTCAGAGGACAGCTTGATATATCCCTCCAAACCCCCCAGGAGGGTGGGGGTCTACCTCGATTACAGTAGTGGTGACGTGGGGTTTTATGATGCAGGGAACATGAGCCACCTCTTCACCTTCTATAATGCTAAATTCAAAGAGCCCGTCTTCCCGTACTTTAATCCCTGGCCGATAATCAACGGACAAAACCGGGAGCCGCTCACCATAGTGACGCCACACTGGGGATAG